One region of Lampris incognitus isolate fLamInc1 chromosome 4, fLamInc1.hap2, whole genome shotgun sequence genomic DNA includes:
- the tmed3 gene encoding transmembrane emp24 domain-containing protein 3 produces MLYGGLCFLMLHLILVTGTELTFELPDNDKQCFYEDLESGVKFELDFQVIAGGNYDVDCLVSDPLNNILYQERKKQYDSFSHTTAMKGVYKVCFSNEFSTFSHKIVYLDFRAGDEQPLLPDMNRATALTQMESACLSIHEILKVVSDSQTWYRLRESHDRIRAEDLNERVAYWSIGETILLFVVSIGQVLMLRSFFNDKKGTVAAST; encoded by the exons ATGCTATACGGTGGACTTTGTTTTTTAATGTTGCATTTGATTCTTGTTACTGGCACGGAGCTGACATTTGAACTACCAGACAATGATAAGCAATGTTTCTACGAAGATCTAGAAAGTGGTGTAAAGTTTGAACTAGACTTCCAA GTGATTGCTGGAGGGAACTATGATGTGGACTGTCTTGTCTCAGATCCACTGAATAACATCCTGTATCAGGAGAGGAAAAAGCAGTATGACAGCTTCTCTCACACTACAGCCATGAAAGGAGTCTACAAAGTCTGCTTTAGTAATGaattctccaccttttcacacaaaattgtGTACCTGGACTTCCGGGCTGGTGATGAGCAACCCTTACTACCAGACATGAACAGAGCCACAGCACTGACTCAA ATGGAGTCAGCATGCCTCTCCATCCATGAGATCCTGAAGGTGGTATCTGACTCGCAGACATGGTACAGGCTCAGGGAATCTCATGATCGAATCAGGGCAGAAGACCTCAATGAGCGGGTGGCCTACTGGTCCATTGGAGAGACCATCTTACTGTTTGTTGTCAGTATCGGACAAGTCCTGATGCTGAGGAGCTTCTTCAATGACAAGAAGGGCACCGTGGCAGCTTCCACTTAA